A genomic window from Salvia miltiorrhiza cultivar Shanhuang (shh) chromosome 5, IMPLAD_Smil_shh, whole genome shotgun sequence includes:
- the LOC130985517 gene encoding heat stress transcription factor A-5-like isoform X1: protein MKKKNIFEGSMRRKMKSPAPFVSKTYDLLEAEAEERRGGEKIVSWNSEGNGFVVWSPAEFSELMLPNYFKHNNFSSFIRQLNTYGFKKTSSRRWEFLHEKFQRGKRQLLLEISRKKCEPTAFPPYLKAASPDHRRHAQIVRDKLREENHKLTNEKRELEMQIAHFKALQLSLLQCLSNQQQTQLPP, encoded by the exons atgaagaagaagaatataTTTGAAGGATCGATGAGGCGCAAAATGAAGAGCCCCGCTCCATTTGTGTCCAAGACTTATGATCTAttggaggcggaggcggaggagcGGCGCGGCGGGGAGAAGATAGTTTCGTGGAATTCGGAAGGGAATGGGTTTGTGGTGTGGTCGCCGGCGGAGTTTTCGGAGCTCATGTTGCCTAACTATTTCAAGCACAATAACTTCTCCAGCTTCATTCGACAGCTTAACACCTAT GGATTCAAGAAGACATCATCGAGACGATGGGAATTCCTGCATGAAAAATTCCAACGAGGAAAGAGGCAGCTTCTCTTGGAAATCAGCCGCAAGAAATGTGAGCCCACCGCCTTTCCGCCTTATCTGAAAGCAGCTTCACCAGATCACCGCCGCCACGCTCAAATTGTAAGGGATAAGCTGAGGGAGGAGAACCACAAGCTCACTAACGAAAAAAGAGAATTGGAAATGCAGATTGCTCATTTCAAAGCGCTCCAACTCAGCTTGCTCCAATGCCTTTCTAACCAACAACAAACTCAATTACCACCCTAA
- the LOC130985517 gene encoding heat stress transcription factor B-1-like isoform X2, which produces MKKKNIFEGSMRRKMKSPAPFVSKTYDLLEAEAEERRGGEKIVSWNSEGNGFVVWSPAEFSELMLPNYFKHNNFSSFIRQLNTYTGIQEDIIETMGIPA; this is translated from the exons atgaagaagaagaatataTTTGAAGGATCGATGAGGCGCAAAATGAAGAGCCCCGCTCCATTTGTGTCCAAGACTTATGATCTAttggaggcggaggcggaggagcGGCGCGGCGGGGAGAAGATAGTTTCGTGGAATTCGGAAGGGAATGGGTTTGTGGTGTGGTCGCCGGCGGAGTTTTCGGAGCTCATGTTGCCTAACTATTTCAAGCACAATAACTTCTCCAGCTTCATTCGACAGCTTAACACCTAT ACAGGGATTCAAGAAGACATCATCGAGACGATGGGAATTCCTGCATGA
- the LOC130985519 gene encoding LOW QUALITY PROTEIN: pentatricopeptide repeat-containing protein At4g21705, mitochondrial-like (The sequence of the model RefSeq protein was modified relative to this genomic sequence to represent the inferred CDS: inserted 1 base in 1 codon) has product MLSRRNPFKSLIDTYIISRRCYHANSNNSLYAKISPLGNPSTNVTPELDKWVGTGKKXRFAELQRIIIDLRRRKRFGQALQVSEWMRGRGVYTFTPVEHAVQLDLIGKVHGFLHAESYFNSLTEQDKTDKVHGALLHCYARQRETERALALLKTIRDKGLPLSSLAFNDIMCLHASTDEIDKVPEVLKQMKEDGVQPDNLSYRICINSFGVRSDIEGLERVLNEMENDAHITMDWNTYAVVANFYVKAGLNYKANIYLQKAEKRLDNKDGLGYNHLISLHAQLGNRDDVIRLWHDEKNACKRCLNREYINTMEALVRLDDLEEAEKVLKEWETTKNCYDFRVPKVVINGYIEKGLCENAEALLNHLTETSKESTPNIWGMLAKGYIEKDNIKNGLKSLKKALSLHDPSKELTLNNKVIAGVVRLTGERGSSDDAERVINLLRSVDRLDRQVYHTLMKSFITSGKDVNRLLEIMRSDDYEEDEETIKILSLQQNAI; this is encoded by the exons ATGCTATCGCGTAGAAACCCTTTCAAATCCCTAATTGATACCTACATTATCAGCAGGCGATGTTACCACGCGAACAGCAACAATTCACTGTACGCCAAAATCAGTCCCCTGGGAAACCCTAGCACCAATGTCACTCCCGAGCTCGATAAATGGGTTGGCACCGGAAAAA TCCGATTCGCCGAGCTTCAGCGCATTATTATCGATCTCCGTAGGCGCAAACGTTTCGGTCAAGCTCTCCAG GTTTCTGAGTGGATGAGAGGTAGAGGTGTTTATACTTTCACCCCGGTTGAGCATGCCGTCCAGTTGGATCTGATTGGTAAGGTTCATGGATTTCTGCATGCTgagagctatttcaatagcttGACTGAGCAAGATAAGACTGATAAGGTGCACGGTGCTCTTCTTCATTGTTATGCTCGACAGCGTGAAACTGAAAGAGCACTAGCACTTCTCAAGACCATTAGAGATAAAGGTCTTCCTTTGTCTTCTCTAGCTTTCAATGACATTATGTGCCTGCATGCCTCTACCGATGAGATTGACAAGGTTCCTGAAGTCCTTAAACAAATGAAGGAAGACGGGGTTCAGCCTGATAATTTGAGTTATCGGATCTGTATAAATTCGTTTGGAGTGAGATCCGACATTGAGGGATTGGAAAGGGTTCTAAACGAAATGGAAAATGATGCCCACATTACCATGGATTGGAACACGTATGCTGTTGTGGCGAATTTCTATGTGAAGGCCGGCCTCAACTACAAGGCAAACATTTATCTTCAAAAAGCAGAGAAGAGGCTAGATAATAAAGATGGATTAGGGTATAACCATCTCATCTCACTCCATGCTCAATTGGGAAACAGAGATGATGTTATCAGGTTGTGGCATGATGAAAAGAATGCTTGTAAGAGGTGCCTCAACCGGGAGTACATAAACACGATGGAGGCACTGGTTAGGCTGGACGATCTTGAAGAAGCAGAGAAAGTGCTCAAGGAGTGGGAAACCACGAAAAACTGCTATGATTTTCGAGTGCCAAAAGTGGTGATTAATGGATATATAGAGAAGGGTTTATGCGAAAATGCCGAAGCACTACTTAACCACCTGACAGAAACGAGTAAGGAATCGACGCCAAATATTTGGGGCATGCTGGCAAAAGGATACATTGAGAAGGATAACATTAAAAATGGCTTGAAATCCCTCAAAAAGGCCCTCTCTTTACATGATCCAAGCAAAGAGCTTACGCTTAACAATAAGGTAATTGCAGGAGTAGTGAGGTTGACTGGTGAGAGAGGCAGCAGTGATGATGCAGAAAGAGTGATAAATTTATTGAGATCGGTAGATCGGTTGGACAGGCAGGTGTATCATACATTGATGAAATCCTTTATCACCAGTGGTAAAGACGTCAATCGGCTACTAGAGATAATGAGATCTGATgattatgaagaagatgaagaaacgATCAAGATCCTTTCTTTGCAGCAGAATGCTATCTGA